A window from Nitrosopumilaceae archaeon encodes these proteins:
- a CDS encoding pentapeptide repeat-containing protein, producing the protein MRRVGSITLLSSIAIFAGVLLSASPLATGNAFADDRDAHGTHHPTTLASFCATIDDRNSFEALVCTAISNLETEIHNISLTPGPQGPIGPAGPTGATGTTGAIGPQGPAGPQGPAGPSASTYCPPLSALSTDPTKLSFSNLAGCDYHGANLQSMDFTGANLAGANLQGAQLQGSSFRGANLVGANISGVLIHGASFTDANLSYANLSGIFTDNADLSGVNLSGANLTGVTDNPFSPITVTHANPPCFGSVLCSDIPLS; encoded by the coding sequence ATGCGTCGGGTTGGGAGTATAACATTATTATCTTCTATTGCAATATTTGCAGGTGTTTTACTTTCAGCAAGTCCTCTTGCAACTGGAAACGCTTTTGCAGATGACAGAGATGCACATGGAACACATCATCCAACTACACTTGCTTCATTTTGTGCCACGATTGACGATAGGAACAGCTTTGAAGCACTTGTCTGTACTGCCATTTCTAATTTGGAGACTGAAATACATAACATATCATTAACTCCTGGTCCACAGGGTCCAATCGGTCCAGCAGGTCCAACTGGTGCAACAGGTACAACCGGTGCAATAGGTCCTCAAGGTCCCGCAGGTCCACAGGGTCCAGCAGGTCCAAGTGCTAGCACATATTGTCCGCCTCTAAGTGCACTAAGTACGGATCCAACTAAACTTTCATTTTCGAATCTTGCAGGTTGTGATTACCACGGTGCTAACCTACAATCTATGGACTTTACTGGTGCCAACCTAGCCGGTGCAAACTTACAAGGTGCACAGTTACAGGGTTCAAGCTTCCGAGGCGCAAACCTCGTTGGTGCAAACATCAGCGGTGTATTGATACACGGTGCAAGTTTCACAGATGCAAACCTCAGTTATGCAAACCTCAGTGGAATATTTACTGATAATGCAGACCTCAGTGGTGTAAACCTCAGTGGTGCAAATCTTACTGGTGTTACTGACAATCCTTTCTCACCTATCACAGTTACACATGCAAATCCGCCATGTTTTGGAAGTGTCCTTTGCAGTGATATACCCTTATCATAA
- a CDS encoding YHYH protein, with translation MIILMIAIAIASSVFIFDLQVSGQESYSFPSWIKNNAKWWSQGQISDDDYINGMQYLMQKGIVQIPTQGQSVTGTSQTITKNNAGLWAAGHLSNDEFVKGIQYLIQSRDLKIPQSNSNNSESVTNKMANDNQVLTDSDLLAISDNTYADGNIPLGDGKYVTSGPKKGYIYLCNVPPMGQGAQSSGPWIHGNTWNFLEKLSVSGSVSWPNAMFTNVVSGNTRTLSGNDLPISHTTGTFPISSSDPVSKYDMNPNSISIQSYDDNIPVNPVYSETPYCIRGEVGIMLSGVPLFDGFDAELRDAQAHEAQDSCSGHPQNSGEYHYHGLSSCFKDINEKTVLGYALDGFPITGPQVAANKYLKTDDLDECHGITSEIIENGAATTTYHYVMTYDFPYSASCFRGKPAEYMVISNGQTGQNSQGSQGLPNQNVPNQNGPTQGHTPPQEAITACSGKSSGDLCSFTSPHGDMISGTCQTPPGNLLACIPR, from the coding sequence ATGATTATACTAATGATTGCAATTGCTATCGCTTCTAGTGTTTTCATATTTGATTTACAAGTAAGCGGGCAAGAAAGTTACAGTTTTCCATCATGGATAAAAAACAATGCCAAGTGGTGGTCGCAAGGACAAATTAGTGATGATGACTATATCAACGGTATGCAGTATCTCATGCAAAAAGGAATCGTACAGATACCAACACAAGGACAATCTGTAACTGGAACTTCTCAAACTATAACAAAAAATAATGCTGGATTATGGGCAGCGGGACATCTATCAAATGATGAGTTTGTAAAAGGAATTCAATATTTGATACAGAGCAGAGATTTAAAAATACCACAATCGAATTCCAATAACTCAGAATCTGTTACAAACAAGATGGCAAATGACAATCAAGTATTGACAGACAGCGACCTTCTTGCTATTTCAGACAATACATATGCAGATGGAAATATTCCACTTGGTGACGGAAAATATGTCACTTCAGGACCAAAGAAGGGATACATTTACCTCTGTAACGTGCCTCCAATGGGTCAGGGAGCTCAGTCAAGTGGACCGTGGATTCACGGGAATACATGGAACTTTTTAGAGAAACTTTCAGTGAGCGGATCAGTTTCTTGGCCAAATGCAATGTTTACAAATGTTGTTTCAGGTAATACTAGAACATTATCTGGCAACGACTTGCCAATTAGTCACACGACTGGTACATTTCCAATATCTTCTAGTGATCCTGTTAGTAAATATGATATGAACCCAAACTCGATTTCTATCCAGTCATATGATGATAACATTCCTGTCAATCCAGTATATTCAGAAACTCCTTACTGCATTAGAGGCGAAGTTGGCATCATGCTATCAGGTGTTCCGCTCTTTGATGGTTTTGATGCAGAATTGCGTGATGCACAAGCGCACGAAGCACAAGATTCTTGCAGCGGACATCCACAAAATAGTGGAGAGTATCATTATCATGGATTGAGTTCTTGTTTTAAGGATATCAATGAAAAAACAGTTCTTGGTTATGCCCTTGATGGTTTTCCAATTACAGGCCCACAGGTGGCAGCTAACAAGTATTTGAAAACAGATGATTTGGATGAGTGCCACGGCATTACAAGTGAAATTATAGAAAATGGTGCAGCTACTACAACATATCATTATGTCATGACATATGATTTTCCGTATTCTGCAAGTTGTTTTCGAGGCAAGCCAGCAGAATATATGGTGATAAGTAACGGACAAACTGGACAAAATAGTCAGGGCAGTCAAGGTTTACCAAACCAAAATGTGCCAAACCAAAATGGACCAACTCAAGGTCACACTCCCCCACAAGAAGCAATAACTGCTTGTAGTGGAAAATCAAGTGGAGATTTATGTTCATTTACATCACCACACGGTGATATGATTTCTGGTACGTGTCAAACACCGCCAGGAAATTTGCTTGCATGTATTCCTAGATAG
- a CDS encoding 6-bladed beta-propeller, producing MKKILFLVIFAIFVTVIISSHQDVWAISVPTFLFKFGSAGTGIGQFNNPDGIAVDSLHRIIVADTNNNRIQVFSSAGNPLFQFGTSGSGIGQFTSPQGVAVDSLGNIYVADTNNNRIQVFDS from the coding sequence GTGAAAAAAATTCTTTTTCTTGTAATATTTGCAATTTTTGTCACAGTCATAATTTCATCTCATCAAGATGTTTGGGCAATAAGCGTGCCAACCTTTTTGTTCAAGTTCGGAAGTGCTGGTACTGGCATTGGGCAATTTAATAATCCAGATGGAATAGCAGTAGACAGCTTACACAGAATTATTGTTGCTGACACAAACAATAACCGCATCCAAGTTTTCAGCTCAGCTGGTAATCCTCTCTTCCAGTTTGGAACGTCTGGTTCTGGCATTGGGCAATTTACCAGTCCACAAGGTGTAGCAGTAGACTCGTTAGGTAACATCTATGTTGCTGACACAAACAATAACCGCATCCAAGTTTTCGATTC